A region from the Leucoraja erinacea ecotype New England chromosome 18, Leri_hhj_1, whole genome shotgun sequence genome encodes:
- the cd82b gene encoding CD82 molecule b yields MGKGCIKATKYFLFLFNLLFFILGAVILGFGLWILLDYTSFLAVLQSSSSALRVGSYILLGVGSVTMLMGFLGCLGAVNEVKCLLGLYFTCLLLILIAQITAGVLIYLQRDGLKAEIAEAIHHLIVNYDSPESQEKSFGATWDYIQRTMKCCGWKGPSNWTDNLIIKNSSVLLYPCSCHQRRENDTMPETGFCEGVAPYSSGCVASVETWLYSNLGLIFGVCIGVAVIEVLGMVLSMCLCKNVEQEDYSKVPRF; encoded by the exons ATGGGGAAAGGCTGCATTAAAGCCACCAAgtacttcctcttcctcttcaacCTGCTCTTCTTT ATTCTGGGCGCCGTCATCCTGGGCTTTGGGTTGTGGATCCTCCTCGACTACACCAGCTTCCTCGCTGTCCTGC AGTCGTCTTCGTCAGCGCTGAGGGTGGGCTCCTACATCCTGCTGGGAGTGGGATCCGTCACCATGCTGATGGGGTTCCTCGGCTGCCTCGGTGCCGTCAACGAGGTCAAGTGTCTCCTGGGATTG TATTTCACTTGCTTGCTGCTGATCCTGATTGCACAGATCACGGCCGGAGTCCTGATCTACCTCCAGAGGGACGGG CTCAAGGCTGAAATAGCTGAAGCGATTCATCACTTGATCGTGAACTACGACTCTCCAGAGAGCCAGGAGAAAAGCTTTGGGGCCACGTGGGACTACATCCAGAGGACG ATGAAGTGCTGTGGCTGGAAAGGTCCTTCCAACTGGACGGACAACCTGATTATAAAGAACAGCTCGGTGCTGCTCTACCCCTGCTCCTGCCACCAGAGGAGGGAGAACGACACCATGCCTGAGACTGGCTTCTGTGAGGGGGTGGCCCCGTATAGCAGT GGCTGTGTTGCCAGTGTGGAGACGTGGCTGTACAGTAACCTCGGCCTCATCTTTGGCGTGTGCATTGGAGTGGCTGTGATCGAG GTGCTGGGGATGGTTTTATCGATGTGTCTGTGTAAGAATGTGGAGCAAGAGGACTATAGCAAGGTGCCGCGGTTCTGA